A part of Entelurus aequoreus isolate RoL-2023_Sb linkage group LG03, RoL_Eaeq_v1.1, whole genome shotgun sequence genomic DNA contains:
- the lg03h15orf40 gene encoding UPF0235 protein C15orf40 homolog, whose product MLTYVICSNACLSFVSRLNCVHRLTFSSTNMPRKLVKGQPVSEDPARDQGPVVRGKSGAVTITVHVKPGSKHNSITDVSTEAVGVAIAAPPTDGEANTELLRYLAEVLDVKKSRVSLEKGSKSRDKVISVDSALGPEEVLLRLKKAAG is encoded by the exons ATGCTAACATACGTTATTTGTTCAAATGCGTG TTTGTCGTTTGTCTCGAGACTGAACTGCGTTCATCGACTCACGTTCTCATCCACAAACATGCCCAGAAAACTG GTCAAAGGTCAGCCTGTGAGCGAGGACCCCGCACGTGATCAAGGTCCGGTGGTCCGTGGCAAAAGCGGCGCGGTTACCATCACGGTGCACGTGAAGCCTGGGTCTAAACACAACAGCATTACAG ATGTTTCCACAGAGGCGGTGGGCGTGGCCATCGCCGCGCCACCTACAGACGGGGAGGCCAACACCGAGCTGCTGCGTTACCTGGCGGAAGTTCTGGATGTGAAGAAGAGTCGTGTTTCCCTGGAAAAG GGTTCCAAGTCACGAGACAAAGTCATCAGCGTCGACTCAGCGCTGGGCCCGGAGGAAGTTCTGCTACGacttaaaaaggcagcaggatgA